Proteins encoded within one genomic window of Alosa alosa isolate M-15738 ecotype Scorff River chromosome 24, AALO_Geno_1.1, whole genome shotgun sequence:
- the LOC125289773 gene encoding NACHT, LRR and PYD domains-containing protein 1 homolog isoform X1, whose translation MKCICMIFLLQYCTLTTADWFVVVSPDRPVVGVAGGDALLPCLLKPNISAVDMEVMWLIGSAVVHRYRNHKDEADLQLPDYQNRTSLSTEGLQRGNVSLRLTSVQFSDANTYRCYIVCTEGVFDTNIELQVEAVGSTPNISVESLGDGSVCLQCESSGWSPEPQMEWLDSEGQILPAEATLVRIDHEGFTVRRSVTVLESEGSRFLCRVSNTIMTKENPTHVPRIMFALSRHRLYPASFVLFFLVSTVVLSICILKKHQGLTRYKEWVISSVESERSPFPDNLHDHYTDPLIIKLNVEEDKVSTAGEIFQETCSLDKLFSVDDGRPDPNAIILQGHTGCGKAFTVQKIMCDWASGAAYLKRFALVLLLKGTELRQELLHQEEKKRSLVELISPMGKLSSVTGHLLKHTLKDAPHKVLFIIDGFDELRLSAVEPSSHLPSQPFTRAPPAYIINALLGGRILPESFLLVTTRPTASKALRKMLQQREQRFTEILGFSENKVGDYFKKFFENQERAEEEYQLVRENDFLFSSCLIPILCWMICSVLKKNPRGFQERSPVTRTSIFLLYCTSHIDNVRLKRLGQLAESKTLTGEVLFDEKSVYDTITDPTKSPLLRKYSLGWNNVQQVMYGFVHPTIQEFISALYYITLKEEEMLREVKELLNSLKGPSADETIQLRPIIRFLFGLSNANVWSLLSAKLKSTADNKSIRNILEQWIFEEVATFVGKDMRLFILHCLFELHEEEFVRSAMKKWWKLDFASFSLKRIDCWALHYCLQCRPAIARLNLSNCNLTAEKLKLLEPALSQLDCKELWLDVEDLSDANVADLVSALSTGRILGRLRVENSLLSDESLQQVLTALEKQKSVGSVILSVKTVSLLTANMVIRHVHKHKVTGIMSITLTWKKSPNGDGHEDRLCSSLRVGKNQHSFTVSVEDDGSTSQPAVSQLSATLPNCEEIANWTPLLKSFHELRALKSNPELEKNVEMLFSSLRSLPGLKKVYLNARVQKIQWAFELLSFIHNCANLQEMDVMVKHRLEQETLCSFLSLKKAPYSTLKQEAMIRLTVEQNTLGISSSQTPPSFSVDDRSWRKPSLTPSLLAQEKRWSPLSLISLTFPGSEYSTGNWKLFLDMFYNLNKNTSTDVETDVDTLFTTLRSVRGLREVELRVQGLTESWTHHILSFIRDQEIDVHVLKKWESCEESLCSSFFVRKTASTFRLAVEHLRKGSSTPALSYISILVDTNTVTPSDWTDYLKSFHTLKHEIESRYLYDFVGPLLFPLGSLAGLREVELRVSCLTEVWADNILSLIDRCSNLQEVRLSAGHSVVSDGLSVWTDCGPLLLEEITHLQETLIRPDCTITLTGIKRRTVEVSSHFKEGRLQCNRPVRITIRGNKSTEDFLEHIRERERERDESLCPPPRQLTPDPPCPGSSVLLRQETVDKAK comes from the exons ATGAAGTGTATCTGCATGATATTTCTGCTTCAGTACTGCACCCTCACTACAGCAG ATTGGTTTGTGGTGGTGAGTCCTGATCGTCCCGTAGTTGGTGTGGCTGGTGGGGACGCGCTCCTACCATGTTTGCTCAAACCCAACATCAGTGCCGTGGACATGGAGGTCATGTGGCTCATCGGCAGTGCTGTAGTCCATCGCTACAGAAACCACAAGGACGAGGCCGACCTGCAGCTCCCAGACTACCAAAACAGAACCAGCTTGTCCACAGAGGGGCTGCAGAGAGGAAACGTCTCGCTGAGGCTCACATCAGTCCAATTCTCAGATGCAAATACATACAGGTGTTACATTGTATGTACTGAGGGGGTGTTTGACACCAACATTGAACTCCAAGTGGAGG CTGTGGGCTCCACTCCAAACATCTCTGTTGAGAGTCTGGGagatgggagtgtgtgtctgcagtgtgAATCTTCAGGCTGGTCCCCTGAGCCCCAGATGGAGTGGCTGGACAGTGAAGGACAAATCCTCCCAGCTGAAGCTACACTTGTCCGAATAGACCATGAAGGCTTCACAGTGAGGAGGAGTGTCACTGTCCTGGAGAGTGAGGGCAGCAGGTTTCTCTGCAGAGTTTCAAACACGATAATGACAAAAGAGAATCCGACCCATGTCCCAC gAATTATGTTTGCTCTGTCACGGCATCGCTTGTACCCTGCTAGTTTCGTCTTGTTCTTTCTGGTGTCCACTGTAGTTCTCTCAATATGCATCCTGAAAAAACATCAAG GGCTCACCAGATACAAAGAATGGGTCATATCCAGTGTTGAGTCTGAACGTAGCCCCTTTCCTGATAATCTACACGACCACTACACTGACCCGCTCATCATTAAGTTGAATGTAGAGGAAGATAAAGTGTCGACTGCAGGAGAAATATTCCAGGAGACCTGCAGTTTAGATAAGCTCTTCAGCGTTGATGATGGTAGACCAGATCCAAATGCAATCATTCTTCAGGGACACACAGGGTGTGGCAAAGCCTTCACTGTACAAAAGATCATGTGTGACTGGGCGTCTGGTGCGGCCTACTTAAAGCGCTTTGCCCTTGTCCTTCTCCTGAAGGGCACAGAGCTGAGGCAGGAACTTCTTCatcaggaagaaaaaaaaaggagtcTGGTGGAACTTATCAGCCCCATGGGGAAATTAAGTAGTGTCACTGGGCACCTTCTGAAGCACACTCTGAAGGACGCTCCACACAAGGTGCTGTTCATCATCGATGGGTTTGATGAGCTGAGGCTGTCAGCAGTAGAGCCCAGCTCCCATCTCCCCAGCCAGCCATTCACCAGAGCGCCCCCCGCATACATCATCAATGCACTGCTGGGAGGACGCATCCTGCCCGAGTCCTTCCTGTTGGTGACCACCAGGCCCACCGCTTCAAAGGCGCTAAGGAAGATGCTCCAACAACGGGAACAGCGCTTCACTGAGATCCTGGGCTTCTCTGAGAATAAAGTAGGAGATTATTTTAAGAAGTTCTTTGagaaccaggagagagcagaggaagagTATCAGCTTGTGCGTGAAAATGACTTCCTGTTCTCCTCCTGTTTAATCCCTATACTGTGCTGGATGATCTGCTCAGTCTTGAAGAAAAATCCTAGAGGTTTTCAGGAGAGATCTCCTGTAACCAGAACCTCTATATTTCTGCTTTATTGCACATCCCATATAGATAATGTTCGGCTCAAGAGGCTTGGCCAACTGGCAGAGAGTAAGACATTGACAGGGGAGGTGCTGTTTGATGAGAAGAGTGTGTATGACACAATAACAGATCCGACCAAATCCCCGCTCTTGCGGAAATATTCTCTCGGCTGGAACAATGTCCAGCAGGTGATGTACGGTTTTGTACACCCGACTATTCAGGAGTTCATCTCAGCTCTGTACTATATCACCTTAAAAGAGGAAGAGATGCTAAGGGAAGTAAAGGAGCTGCTCAATTCATTGAAGGGACCCTCTGCAGATGAAACCATCCAACTTCGGCCCATTATTCGTTTCCTCTTTGGTCTCTCAAATGCGAATGTGTGGAGCTTACTCTCTGCCAAATTGAAATCAACAGCTGACAATAAATCTATTCGAAATATCTTAGAGCAATGGATTTTTGAAGAGGTTGCAACATTTGTTGGGAAAGATATGAGACTGTTTATTCTCCACTGTCTTTTTGAACTCCATGAGGAGGAGTTTGTGAGGAGCGCTATGAAGAAATGGTGGAAGCTTGACTTTGCCTCATTTTCTCTGAAGAGGATAGACTGTTGGGCATTGCACTACTGTTTGCAGTGCAGACCTGCCATAGCACGCCTGAATCTCAGCAACTGCAACCTGACCGCAGAGAAGCTGAAGCTGCTTGAGCCTGCACTGTCACAACTGGACTGCAAGGAACTGTG GCTGGATGTGGAGGACCTATCAGATGCTAATGTTGCTGATCTGGTCTCAGCTCTGAGCACAGGAAGGATCCTGGGCAGATTGAG aGTGGAAAACAGCTTGCTGTCAGATGAGAGTTTACAGCAAGTCCTCACTGCTCTGGAAAAACAGAAGTCTGTGGGTTCAGTTATCCTCTCAGTGAAGACAGTCAGCTTACTCACAGCAAATATGGTCATaagacatgtacacaaacacaaagtcaCAGGCATCATGAG TATCACATTGACATGGAAGAAGTCACCTAATGGGGATGGACATGAAGACCGACTCTGTTCATCCCTCCGTGTGGGAAAAAACCAGCACAGCTTCAC TGTGAGCGTTGAGGATGATGGCAGCACTTCCCAGCCGGCCGTGTCTCAGCTCTCTGCCACCCTGCCCAACTGCGAGGAAATTGCTAACTGGACACCCCTCCTCAAGTCTTTCCATGAGCTGAGAGCGCTGAAGAGCAA CCCAGAGCTGGAGAAGAATGTGGAGATGTTGTTTTCCTCCCTGCGCTCTCTACCTGGGCTGAAGAAGGTGTACCTGAATGCCAGAGTCCAGAAGATACAGTGGGCCTTTGAGCTCCTCTCTTTCATCCACAACTGTGCCAATCTACAGGAAATGGA TGTAATGGTGAAGCATCGGCTAGAACAAGAAACTCTCTGCTCATTCCTGTCTTTGAAGAAAGCCCCGTATAGCACTCTCAAGCAGGAGGCAATGATCAG GCTGACTGTGGAACAGAATACCTTAGGGATCTCTTCTTCACAGACACCCCCATCTTTTTCTGTGGATGATCGTAGTTGGCGGAAACCTagtctcactccttctcttttgGCTCAGGAGAAGAG GTGGAGTCCCCTGtctcttatctctctcaccTTCCCAGGCTCAGAATACTCCACAGGGAATTGGAAGCTTTTCTTGGATATGTTTTACAACTTGAACAA GAATACAAGTACTGATGTGGAGACCGATGTGGACACTCTGTTCACCACCCTGCGCTCAGTGCGTGGTCTGAGAGAGGTGGAGCTGAGGGTCCAAGGCCTGACAGAGAGCTGGACTCATCACATCCTCTCTTTCATCAGGGACCAGGAGATTGA tgttCATGTGCTGAAGAAGTGGGAGAGTTGTGAGGAGAGTCTTTGCTCATCTTTCTTTGTGAGAAAAACAGCCAGCACCTTCAG attgGCAGTTGAACACCTGAGGAAGGGGAGCAGCACTCCTGCTCTCTCGTACATCTCCATTCTGGTAGACACCAACACAGTCACACCCTCGGACTGGACTGACTACCTCAAGAGTTTTCACACTCTGAAGCATGAAATAGAAAG TCGGTATTTGTATGATTTCGTGGGTCCTCTCCTGTTCCCTCTGGGATCTCTGGCTGGCCTGAGGGAGGTGGAGCTGAGGGTGAGCTGTCTGACGGAGGTCTGGGCCGATAACATCCTGTCCCTCATCGATAGATGTTCCAAcctacaggaagtgag GCTGTCTGCAGGTCATTCTGTAGTTAGtgatggtctgtctgtctggactGACTGTGGTCCTTTACTGCTGGAGGAGATTACTCATCTACAGGAGACTCTAATACGCCCAGACTGCACCATCACACTCACAGG GATTAAAAGGAGGACTGTTGAAGTGTCCAGTCACTTCAAAGAGGGGAGACTTCAGTGCAACAGACCAGTGAGGATCACCATCAGGGGAAACAAATCTACTGAGGACTTCCTAGAgcacatcagagagagagagagagagagagatgagtccCTGTGTCCACCACCCCGGCAACTGACCCCTGACCCTCCCTGCCCAGGATCCAGTGTATTGCTGAGAcaagagacggttgataaagcaaaataa
- the LOC125289773 gene encoding NACHT, LRR and PYD domains-containing protein 1 homolog isoform X2: MEVMWLIGSAVVHRYRNHKDEADLQLPDYQNRTSLSTEGLQRGNVSLRLTSVQFSDANTYRCYIVCTEGVFDTNIELQVEAVGSTPNISVESLGDGSVCLQCESSGWSPEPQMEWLDSEGQILPAEATLVRIDHEGFTVRRSVTVLESEGSRFLCRVSNTIMTKENPTHVPRIMFALSRHRLYPASFVLFFLVSTVVLSICILKKHQGLTRYKEWVISSVESERSPFPDNLHDHYTDPLIIKLNVEEDKVSTAGEIFQETCSLDKLFSVDDGRPDPNAIILQGHTGCGKAFTVQKIMCDWASGAAYLKRFALVLLLKGTELRQELLHQEEKKRSLVELISPMGKLSSVTGHLLKHTLKDAPHKVLFIIDGFDELRLSAVEPSSHLPSQPFTRAPPAYIINALLGGRILPESFLLVTTRPTASKALRKMLQQREQRFTEILGFSENKVGDYFKKFFENQERAEEEYQLVRENDFLFSSCLIPILCWMICSVLKKNPRGFQERSPVTRTSIFLLYCTSHIDNVRLKRLGQLAESKTLTGEVLFDEKSVYDTITDPTKSPLLRKYSLGWNNVQQVMYGFVHPTIQEFISALYYITLKEEEMLREVKELLNSLKGPSADETIQLRPIIRFLFGLSNANVWSLLSAKLKSTADNKSIRNILEQWIFEEVATFVGKDMRLFILHCLFELHEEEFVRSAMKKWWKLDFASFSLKRIDCWALHYCLQCRPAIARLNLSNCNLTAEKLKLLEPALSQLDCKELWLDVEDLSDANVADLVSALSTGRILGRLRVENSLLSDESLQQVLTALEKQKSVGSVILSVKTVSLLTANMVIRHVHKHKVTGIMSITLTWKKSPNGDGHEDRLCSSLRVGKNQHSFTVSVEDDGSTSQPAVSQLSATLPNCEEIANWTPLLKSFHELRALKSNPELEKNVEMLFSSLRSLPGLKKVYLNARVQKIQWAFELLSFIHNCANLQEMDVMVKHRLEQETLCSFLSLKKAPYSTLKQEAMIRLTVEQNTLGISSSQTPPSFSVDDRSWRKPSLTPSLLAQEKRWSPLSLISLTFPGSEYSTGNWKLFLDMFYNLNKNTSTDVETDVDTLFTTLRSVRGLREVELRVQGLTESWTHHILSFIRDQEIDVHVLKKWESCEESLCSSFFVRKTASTFRLAVEHLRKGSSTPALSYISILVDTNTVTPSDWTDYLKSFHTLKHEIESRYLYDFVGPLLFPLGSLAGLREVELRVSCLTEVWADNILSLIDRCSNLQEVRLSAGHSVVSDGLSVWTDCGPLLLEEITHLQETLIRPDCTITLTGIKRRTVEVSSHFKEGRLQCNRPVRITIRGNKSTEDFLEHIRERERERDESLCPPPRQLTPDPPCPGSSVLLRQETVDKAK; encoded by the exons ATGGAGGTCATGTGGCTCATCGGCAGTGCTGTAGTCCATCGCTACAGAAACCACAAGGACGAGGCCGACCTGCAGCTCCCAGACTACCAAAACAGAACCAGCTTGTCCACAGAGGGGCTGCAGAGAGGAAACGTCTCGCTGAGGCTCACATCAGTCCAATTCTCAGATGCAAATACATACAGGTGTTACATTGTATGTACTGAGGGGGTGTTTGACACCAACATTGAACTCCAAGTGGAGG CTGTGGGCTCCACTCCAAACATCTCTGTTGAGAGTCTGGGagatgggagtgtgtgtctgcagtgtgAATCTTCAGGCTGGTCCCCTGAGCCCCAGATGGAGTGGCTGGACAGTGAAGGACAAATCCTCCCAGCTGAAGCTACACTTGTCCGAATAGACCATGAAGGCTTCACAGTGAGGAGGAGTGTCACTGTCCTGGAGAGTGAGGGCAGCAGGTTTCTCTGCAGAGTTTCAAACACGATAATGACAAAAGAGAATCCGACCCATGTCCCAC gAATTATGTTTGCTCTGTCACGGCATCGCTTGTACCCTGCTAGTTTCGTCTTGTTCTTTCTGGTGTCCACTGTAGTTCTCTCAATATGCATCCTGAAAAAACATCAAG GGCTCACCAGATACAAAGAATGGGTCATATCCAGTGTTGAGTCTGAACGTAGCCCCTTTCCTGATAATCTACACGACCACTACACTGACCCGCTCATCATTAAGTTGAATGTAGAGGAAGATAAAGTGTCGACTGCAGGAGAAATATTCCAGGAGACCTGCAGTTTAGATAAGCTCTTCAGCGTTGATGATGGTAGACCAGATCCAAATGCAATCATTCTTCAGGGACACACAGGGTGTGGCAAAGCCTTCACTGTACAAAAGATCATGTGTGACTGGGCGTCTGGTGCGGCCTACTTAAAGCGCTTTGCCCTTGTCCTTCTCCTGAAGGGCACAGAGCTGAGGCAGGAACTTCTTCatcaggaagaaaaaaaaaggagtcTGGTGGAACTTATCAGCCCCATGGGGAAATTAAGTAGTGTCACTGGGCACCTTCTGAAGCACACTCTGAAGGACGCTCCACACAAGGTGCTGTTCATCATCGATGGGTTTGATGAGCTGAGGCTGTCAGCAGTAGAGCCCAGCTCCCATCTCCCCAGCCAGCCATTCACCAGAGCGCCCCCCGCATACATCATCAATGCACTGCTGGGAGGACGCATCCTGCCCGAGTCCTTCCTGTTGGTGACCACCAGGCCCACCGCTTCAAAGGCGCTAAGGAAGATGCTCCAACAACGGGAACAGCGCTTCACTGAGATCCTGGGCTTCTCTGAGAATAAAGTAGGAGATTATTTTAAGAAGTTCTTTGagaaccaggagagagcagaggaagagTATCAGCTTGTGCGTGAAAATGACTTCCTGTTCTCCTCCTGTTTAATCCCTATACTGTGCTGGATGATCTGCTCAGTCTTGAAGAAAAATCCTAGAGGTTTTCAGGAGAGATCTCCTGTAACCAGAACCTCTATATTTCTGCTTTATTGCACATCCCATATAGATAATGTTCGGCTCAAGAGGCTTGGCCAACTGGCAGAGAGTAAGACATTGACAGGGGAGGTGCTGTTTGATGAGAAGAGTGTGTATGACACAATAACAGATCCGACCAAATCCCCGCTCTTGCGGAAATATTCTCTCGGCTGGAACAATGTCCAGCAGGTGATGTACGGTTTTGTACACCCGACTATTCAGGAGTTCATCTCAGCTCTGTACTATATCACCTTAAAAGAGGAAGAGATGCTAAGGGAAGTAAAGGAGCTGCTCAATTCATTGAAGGGACCCTCTGCAGATGAAACCATCCAACTTCGGCCCATTATTCGTTTCCTCTTTGGTCTCTCAAATGCGAATGTGTGGAGCTTACTCTCTGCCAAATTGAAATCAACAGCTGACAATAAATCTATTCGAAATATCTTAGAGCAATGGATTTTTGAAGAGGTTGCAACATTTGTTGGGAAAGATATGAGACTGTTTATTCTCCACTGTCTTTTTGAACTCCATGAGGAGGAGTTTGTGAGGAGCGCTATGAAGAAATGGTGGAAGCTTGACTTTGCCTCATTTTCTCTGAAGAGGATAGACTGTTGGGCATTGCACTACTGTTTGCAGTGCAGACCTGCCATAGCACGCCTGAATCTCAGCAACTGCAACCTGACCGCAGAGAAGCTGAAGCTGCTTGAGCCTGCACTGTCACAACTGGACTGCAAGGAACTGTG GCTGGATGTGGAGGACCTATCAGATGCTAATGTTGCTGATCTGGTCTCAGCTCTGAGCACAGGAAGGATCCTGGGCAGATTGAG aGTGGAAAACAGCTTGCTGTCAGATGAGAGTTTACAGCAAGTCCTCACTGCTCTGGAAAAACAGAAGTCTGTGGGTTCAGTTATCCTCTCAGTGAAGACAGTCAGCTTACTCACAGCAAATATGGTCATaagacatgtacacaaacacaaagtcaCAGGCATCATGAG TATCACATTGACATGGAAGAAGTCACCTAATGGGGATGGACATGAAGACCGACTCTGTTCATCCCTCCGTGTGGGAAAAAACCAGCACAGCTTCAC TGTGAGCGTTGAGGATGATGGCAGCACTTCCCAGCCGGCCGTGTCTCAGCTCTCTGCCACCCTGCCCAACTGCGAGGAAATTGCTAACTGGACACCCCTCCTCAAGTCTTTCCATGAGCTGAGAGCGCTGAAGAGCAA CCCAGAGCTGGAGAAGAATGTGGAGATGTTGTTTTCCTCCCTGCGCTCTCTACCTGGGCTGAAGAAGGTGTACCTGAATGCCAGAGTCCAGAAGATACAGTGGGCCTTTGAGCTCCTCTCTTTCATCCACAACTGTGCCAATCTACAGGAAATGGA TGTAATGGTGAAGCATCGGCTAGAACAAGAAACTCTCTGCTCATTCCTGTCTTTGAAGAAAGCCCCGTATAGCACTCTCAAGCAGGAGGCAATGATCAG GCTGACTGTGGAACAGAATACCTTAGGGATCTCTTCTTCACAGACACCCCCATCTTTTTCTGTGGATGATCGTAGTTGGCGGAAACCTagtctcactccttctcttttgGCTCAGGAGAAGAG GTGGAGTCCCCTGtctcttatctctctcaccTTCCCAGGCTCAGAATACTCCACAGGGAATTGGAAGCTTTTCTTGGATATGTTTTACAACTTGAACAA GAATACAAGTACTGATGTGGAGACCGATGTGGACACTCTGTTCACCACCCTGCGCTCAGTGCGTGGTCTGAGAGAGGTGGAGCTGAGGGTCCAAGGCCTGACAGAGAGCTGGACTCATCACATCCTCTCTTTCATCAGGGACCAGGAGATTGA tgttCATGTGCTGAAGAAGTGGGAGAGTTGTGAGGAGAGTCTTTGCTCATCTTTCTTTGTGAGAAAAACAGCCAGCACCTTCAG attgGCAGTTGAACACCTGAGGAAGGGGAGCAGCACTCCTGCTCTCTCGTACATCTCCATTCTGGTAGACACCAACACAGTCACACCCTCGGACTGGACTGACTACCTCAAGAGTTTTCACACTCTGAAGCATGAAATAGAAAG TCGGTATTTGTATGATTTCGTGGGTCCTCTCCTGTTCCCTCTGGGATCTCTGGCTGGCCTGAGGGAGGTGGAGCTGAGGGTGAGCTGTCTGACGGAGGTCTGGGCCGATAACATCCTGTCCCTCATCGATAGATGTTCCAAcctacaggaagtgag GCTGTCTGCAGGTCATTCTGTAGTTAGtgatggtctgtctgtctggactGACTGTGGTCCTTTACTGCTGGAGGAGATTACTCATCTACAGGAGACTCTAATACGCCCAGACTGCACCATCACACTCACAGG GATTAAAAGGAGGACTGTTGAAGTGTCCAGTCACTTCAAAGAGGGGAGACTTCAGTGCAACAGACCAGTGAGGATCACCATCAGGGGAAACAAATCTACTGAGGACTTCCTAGAgcacatcagagagagagagagagagagagatgagtccCTGTGTCCACCACCCCGGCAACTGACCCCTGACCCTCCCTGCCCAGGATCCAGTGTATTGCTGAGAcaagagacggttgataaagcaaaataa